From Triticum aestivum cultivar Chinese Spring chromosome 7B, IWGSC CS RefSeq v2.1, whole genome shotgun sequence:
AGCGGCTCCAGCACCGCCCTTATGCAATTGGCGACATTTGCCCCGCTGCCAGCATAATCTAGTACCACATCACCGTCCGAGTCATCCTGAGGATCCCAGTTGGATTCAAAGAGTCTAGCATGCTCGATGTCGAAGAGCCTACTCTTGTTGATCAACTCCCGGACCTCTTTCACGGATGGGGTGTAGTATGGCACGTTGAATGAATCCAACTTCTCCTTCTCCACACGACCCTATCATGCAAACCAATAATACTTATGGTAGGGTGGGTGTATCAAATGAGAAATCTTATTTTGCGGAACTGTTTTCTTATTTTAGCGTTCAAAAGTGCACTTCTGCCTGACATGATGGAATGCTAATAGTTCTATGTTTTAGAATGTGAATTCCTTTTCTCCACTTTTACGTGTACTTggcactttttttcttttctggaTAAAATGTACTGCCACTTTGCATATATGTTAGTATTCAACATCAATGTAATCTCGTTCATAGAATGTTTTCATGCAAGCATGAATTAGTTTAGGAACATATCTAATTACATATGCAATTACAAGTTGGTCAACATGAAGAGTAATTTTATTTTTTAGGAGGCTTTACCCGGCTTTTGCATCATACGTGGCACACAACCACAATATGAATACTAATAATGGTATAATACATAGTTACTTGAAAAGAAAGCAAGATAGCGTTGCTTTAATTAACATGTACCCGTACCTTTAGTACCAAAGACAGGAGAGATTCAGCAACCAATTCATACAAGGTGCCAACCTCCCCATGCGTCATCATCTCTTCATTCTTTCGGCCAAGAAACGTTAGCAACATTCGACCTCCACTGACAAGCTCTTTGAAACGCAATGTAAGGAACAactcaaagtccttttggaattgTTCTTGGAATAGCTTAATCACCATAGGTGGAGTTGTTTTTCCAATGTAGATGTTGCCTTCGTTCAAGTGAGTGCAACTTGAGAGCTCCTCCGGCACCTAGGTAATTACGTATCATGATGGAGTCATTATATTATATAAAATGGCCCAACAGTACCTACTACTCTTTCACCGCCCAGTCCGGTGATCCATGGAAGCAAATTGAATTGTTTGCAACTTTGCATGGTGAAGCCTTCAGACCATTCAGGTGTGTTCTTATTATGCGACAGGATATCGTTGAGATATTTCGTGCCTATCTTCAACTATTTTTTTGACCAACAAAATATGATATACACTGAAAAAGTAAATAACTGGATTTGCATCGTCATTGGCATCGGAGAGAACTACAAGAAAGTAATCTTGGGCATAATATAGGAAATATATACATATCAAATTTATAGAGACTGTTTTAGATAAGTTTATATTGGCTGAAAATTACATTTGTGTTATCGTACTCACTCCGCTCAGATATTTCTTTATATTACATTTGTGTTATTGCACACACTCTACTCAGATACTTTTTGATTTTAATTCGCTGAAAATTCATCTATTTAAAATACGTAGATATTTCTTGCTATTACTCCTGTTCCAAGGCTAGCGATTGCTGGGCAATACACACATCATGTCTTGATATTACGACCCATTTAATAAAAGCTCCAGTTAGCGAACAACGATGTCACACGAAGCTTCGTGAATCTAGTTTCGCACTCGAATGTTGTGGAGTAAGAAGTTGGAGAGGTTCAGAACATGCCCATAATATCAACAAATAGCTAGTTTTGGCTTGTAGATTTTTTTTAATACATCTTATATTTTCGAACGGAAAGAGTAGTAGCTAAAATTTGAACAGTACTAGTtttgaaaaacaaaaataaataccTTAGAGCGCCACATGAGGGAGTAGGACGAGTGGAAGAAGTGGACGCTCCGGGAAGGGAAAAGCTTCCTGTAGTATGATCGGGGCAGTCCTACCACATAGTAGGGCGGCGTATCTTTCCTGCTGAGATTCTCAAATTGCTCCAGTGACCGGAAGACGAGGTTGAAGTCATTCCCCGGCAGGTCATTCAGGAAGAACTGGACCTCCACGGCCCGCCGTTCTTCTTCCGACTTCCGAGTGCAGGAGCGGACCGCACCGATAACCTCGGAGATGAAGCTCAGAGTGTTGGGACCCGATGAGCAGCCGAGGTCAGCGACGACCATGGTGCTCCGTCGGGCGGAGGGCGACGTGCATACCTCTTGTATGGCCTTGCGAAGCACCGGCCTTGTCTCCAAAATGGCCTTCTCCTGCATACATGCATGAAACACAACAAATTATTCATGCAACGAGAGTGAAGTGCAACAGAATGCTGGATACAAACCTGGAGCTAGCCTCTCATCTAAAAAACAAACAAACCTGAAGCCTGGAGTTTGCGGCGTAGCTGTTTTCGCCGTCGCCGGTAACCATGCGAACGCCGCTCGCTTCCTTCATAGCTATTCAGAGGTGATGCCTATTAGCTTTACAAGTCCGGGGCTACAAGCTTACTAGATTGACTGCACCATGTGTCCAGTATAGAGTATAGACGGCAACGGGCAACGGCTCTATCATTTATAGAGAGGCAGGATGACCCAGTAACATTAGATTGACTGCACCATTTGTACAGTATAGACCACAACGGCTCTATCATTTATGGACAGCCAGGATGACAGGTCACCTTGATTAAGGTAGGCCTTCGCTATTAAGGACACGTGAGGTTCTCGGAGGATAGATGGCTACATACTCCTCCGCCGTACCAGCACTCAAGTTTTGACAATATTGCACGAGACAAACATGCCTCACTCAGTCACTCCCAAGGTTCTGGACATACACATGTTAAATGTCTCATTCCAAAGGCAAACATTTGTGACACAGAATCTTTTGTTCCCACCTCAATAGCTTCTAGTTATTTGATAAACATGCCTCTTTTGCATACAACTTGTAACAGAAGGACAATTTTTGCAAGCAATTTATGTGGTGCTTATCCAACTGATATCCGTATTCAAAATTAGGCACCTCTCCAAAAAGAAATCGTTAAGTGAGAATCTTTGGTATGTGCACGAATGTGCCATATTAacttaacactactagggaaaaaactagcagtagcgcgggtataagggctatcagtagcgcgggtacaattaacgcttagcagtagcgcgtttcttcACGCGCTACTGCTgtagctacttagcagtagcgctgtccaaaccgcgctactgctaagtggcttagcagtagcgttttcctGTTCAGCGCTAAAGAACGCTACCACTACATTTTCACATATCTTTTTTTGGCTACGTATTTGTGATGTTTTTGTATAGATTTTATACAGTATTCTAATCATATGATAAACTGGCAATATGTtcatcatatcatacacacaatagtctcatcatatcatccaacataaatcatgtcgtcacatcataaccacgatatagctatacaagttacatgacatgtctcatcatacataatgtaaTACTTCTTGAGGCAccggttcgtatccctctctcgcactagtgtgaacctaaactaactacatTCCACTTCGGCTCTGCTATCGAACCCTCTCTagttgtcgctcggaaaccggtacacctgggtcTGACACTttggccactcgtcgtatactcctggcgtagcacttcttcgccatggatgatctatgtacatgcatcatcacatgagtcgataatatgcaacatatataATTGAGCAACAGAAAAGACAgagttggcaaaaatagaagcaacatatcataagcataaataacaaagttcatcgtaccaaAAATGCCCTagctagagtgatcttcgctagttgggGAGGAcgatttaattacatcacaaataaagtttcgtcgtgcataactcaaagtttcgtcatagagaaagtatggactaaacaaacactttgtcatatatcgtcaatcactccaacatgtcgtgccatccatccaagtcagggagatagtccccgagcgcagtgaaaggcttcaggtcgagatgcTGAGCCGATAGGCGTGTTCGAACGCCTTCCCGTGACATTTCCCCTTTTTCGTAGAACAACcctgttttttcgaggacctccttcatgatgatttgggcaagttcacactggatgtgatagaactcagcttgaAGTTGATGATCCGGGATACCTCCtaggttctttgcccattgcagaatatgggcatcactggatctaggtgacatgcgaaggttctgcggATCCCgtttgtactccagcatgtggtggaggacatagaatccatcacttaGAGTACCAGTCGGTTGCTGGATGcggcagaagtcggtcttatggacGAAGGTGGGCGCGC
This genomic window contains:
- the LOC123163020 gene encoding anthranilate O-methyltransferase 2, whose translation is MKEASGVRMVTGDGENSYAANSRLQEKAILETRPVLRKAIQEVCTSPSARRSTMVVADLGCSSGPNTLSFISEVIGAVRSCTRKSEEERRAVEVQFFLNDLPGNDFNLVFRSLEQFENLSRKDTPPYYVVGLPRSYYRKLFPSRSVHFFHSSYSLMWRSKVPEELSSCTHLNEGNIYIGKTTPPMVIKLFQEQFQKDFELFLTLRFKELVSGGRMLLTFLGRKNEEMMTHGEVGTLYELVAESLLSLVLKGRVEKEKLDSFNVPYYTPSVKEVRELINKSRLFDIEHARLFESNWDPQDDSDGDVVLDYAGSGANVANCIRAVLEPLIVDHFGEDIIDDLFVVFASIVAKHLEKAKAKYPIIVLSLKKAM